From a region of the Armatimonas rosea genome:
- the trpC gene encoding indole-3-glycerol phosphate synthase TrpC, which yields MSTILDKILATKRDELAALRAQHTPASLTTRCADLPPTRGFRTALAPPSLGAGGAKLIAEVKKASPSKGLIRPDFDPVAIARAYHAGGASCLSVLTDEQYFQGSLGYLAAIREAVPLPLLRKDFLIDPLQIYEARLAGADAILLIVAAIPSPSRLAEMRHVAELLGMDALVEVHNEAEVALAVESGATLLGVNNRDLKTFEVHLETFERLAPQFPKDAVAVAESGIFTPADVARMGAAGAHAVLVGESLMRQPDVEAATRALLTRA from the coding sequence ATGAGCACGATTTTAGATAAGATTCTCGCCACCAAGCGCGACGAGCTCGCGGCCCTGCGCGCCCAGCACACCCCCGCCAGCCTCACCACCCGCTGCGCCGACCTGCCGCCCACGCGGGGCTTCCGAACCGCACTCGCTCCCCCCTCCTTGGGGGCGGGGGGGGCCAAGCTGATCGCAGAGGTTAAGAAAGCATCGCCGAGTAAGGGGCTGATCCGCCCGGACTTCGACCCCGTGGCGATCGCGCGCGCCTACCACGCCGGCGGTGCGAGCTGCCTCTCGGTGCTCACCGATGAGCAGTACTTCCAGGGGAGCCTAGGCTACCTCGCCGCGATCCGGGAAGCCGTCCCCCTGCCCCTCCTGCGCAAAGACTTCCTCATCGACCCGCTCCAGATCTACGAAGCCCGCCTCGCAGGTGCCGATGCCATCCTCTTGATCGTCGCCGCGATTCCGTCGCCGTCGCGCCTTGCGGAAATGCGCCATGTCGCGGAGCTGCTTGGGATGGACGCGCTGGTCGAGGTCCACAACGAGGCAGAGGTGGCGCTGGCGGTCGAGTCGGGCGCGACCCTGCTGGGTGTCAACAACCGCGACCTCAAGACCTTCGAGGTGCACCTAGAGACCTTCGAACGCCTAGCGCCCCAGTTCCCCAAAGACGCCGTCGCGGTCGCGGAGAGCGGCATCTTCACCCCAGCCGATGTCGCACGCATGGGCGCCGCCGGAGCGCATGCGGTCTTGGTCGGGGAGTCCCTCATGCGCCAGCCCGATGTCGAGGCCGCCACCCGAGCACTCCTCACCCGTGCATAG
- a CDS encoding ADP-ribosylglycohydrolase family protein, whose protein sequence is MREARVAGVLLGLAAGDQIGGPVRMALRLGQSLVHCGGFSQDDLMGRYLDWWRTDAFDMGPTAARVFLRVERGCTWEEAARQVDAEAGGLTAGCNPAHRSAPLAMCTTIPTEALADLARREARVTHCHPLAGDVAAAVVRLCRALIEGADWELACEQAARGRLPETRQVLEGTSVAPLSPGGFAPEVLRAAVAFVSAADSAEEALHHSLAFAGPANYCPVLVGSLAGARWGVNAIPSSLLAHHTALLPLLQQTAQALALGWQDSVLTV, encoded by the coding sequence TTGAGAGAGGCACGGGTCGCCGGGGTCTTGCTGGGGCTGGCGGCGGGCGACCAGATCGGCGGGCCTGTGCGAATGGCGCTGCGGCTGGGGCAGAGCCTGGTGCACTGTGGGGGATTTTCGCAAGACGACCTTATGGGGCGCTACTTAGACTGGTGGCGCACCGATGCCTTCGACATGGGACCGACCGCGGCGCGGGTCTTTCTGCGGGTGGAGCGGGGCTGCACGTGGGAAGAGGCGGCTCGCCAGGTGGATGCCGAAGCCGGTGGCCTGACTGCGGGCTGCAACCCCGCCCACCGAAGCGCCCCGCTGGCGATGTGCACCACGATCCCCACTGAGGCACTGGCAGACCTAGCACGGCGTGAGGCACGCGTGACCCACTGCCACCCACTCGCCGGTGATGTCGCCGCCGCGGTGGTGAGGCTCTGCCGCGCGCTGATAGAGGGTGCGGACTGGGAGCTTGCCTGTGAACAAGCCGCGCGAGGCCGCCTCCCCGAGACAAGGCAGGTACTAGAGGGCACTTCGGTTGCCCCACTCTCCCCCGGGGGCTTTGCGCCCGAGGTGCTCCGCGCCGCCGTGGCCTTTGTCAGCGCCGCCGATTCTGCGGAAGAGGCTCTGCATCATTCACTTGCGTTTGCTGGCCCCGCGAACTACTGCCCTGTCCTCGTCGGAAGCCTCGCCGGGGCGCGCTGGGGAGTCAACGCGATCCCTTCCTCATTACTTGCTCATCATACGGCTTTGCTTCCCCTGCTCCAGCAGACTGCACAGGCGCTTGCTCTCGGCTGGCAGGACTCTGTGCTCACAGTGTGA
- a CDS encoding DUF6915 family protein yields the protein MKPLMHARSSARRFGGTPEDYLPIHEKMDSTKAAHAEVTHRCVFHSAFGIFLIEELFGQTLTNADGKEVFVRDIAEQHVLEDLGCIPSLSDWLKEMPSQPWMAGARKLKVSEVELIPARGRD from the coding sequence ATGAAACCACTGATGCACGCGCGGTCGTCGGCGCGGCGGTTTGGCGGCACGCCGGAGGACTACCTACCGATCCACGAGAAGATGGACTCGACCAAGGCGGCGCATGCGGAGGTGACCCACCGCTGCGTCTTCCACTCGGCGTTTGGGATCTTCCTGATCGAGGAGCTCTTCGGGCAGACCCTGACCAACGCCGACGGCAAAGAGGTCTTCGTGCGCGATATCGCCGAGCAGCACGTTTTAGAGGACCTCGGCTGCATCCCCTCGCTCTCGGACTGGCTGAAGGAGATGCCATCGCAGCCGTGGATGGCGGGCGCGCGCAAGCTCAAGGTCAGCGAGGTCGAGCTAATTCCTGCACGAGGACGCGATTGA
- a CDS encoding alpha-amylase family glycosyl hydrolase, translated as MDPTPQINAIEPPSWWRQTAQKSLRLLLRGAGLTGASVTVSGAGLRLGKPRVSADGSALFVEATLAKDAPLGAHTLTVTTRAGTTTARFTVLDRPAPRLGGVNNDDVLYLILPDRFCDGDPKNNDPEKSKGIYNPKRPRHYHGGDLAGIRKKLPYLKDLGVTTLWLTPLYDNADFQHPTLAWAGEPAIDYHGYGAVDFYGLEEHFGTPDDLHALVSEAHRLGLKLMLDQVANHCGPFHPWVKTPPTPTWFHGTPEKHLDCDWNVVNLLSPHATQASKRATLEGWFAGILPDLNQSDPECRRYLIQNALWWVGVYGFDAIRQDTVPYVARDFWRDWHAALRAEFPELTTLGEVNLPDAAVNAFYQRGKRGFDGIDAGFDLLYDFPLESGMIAAFAHGEPLQRLGFTAGSSDIAGALAHDSLYPNPDSLVTFLGLHDTTRFLGRKGATLAGLKLGATFLFTSRGIPLWYYGDEVGLSGGDDPDNRRHFPGGFPGDKANKFTPEGRTQAEEDLFQHIKKLTHLRATHPALRHGSTHVLYAQGQHYAYARVDSPPSDRGRGGFVLVALNNDSEKPATLTLDLTELKLPVGTRLTDALTGTIVTAANPTLILTLAPRSAQVLVR; from the coding sequence ATGGACCCGACTCCGCAGATAAATGCCATTGAGCCGCCCTCGTGGTGGCGACAGACCGCGCAAAAATCCCTGCGCTTACTGCTCCGTGGCGCGGGGCTTACCGGTGCGAGCGTGACCGTCAGCGGCGCGGGACTGCGCCTTGGGAAGCCCCGTGTGAGCGCCGATGGGAGCGCGCTCTTTGTGGAGGCCACCCTCGCCAAGGACGCGCCGCTGGGAGCGCACACGCTGACCGTCACGACCCGTGCGGGCACCACGACCGCCCGCTTCACCGTGCTGGATAGGCCCGCGCCGCGCCTGGGAGGGGTCAACAACGACGATGTGCTCTACCTGATCCTGCCGGATCGGTTCTGCGACGGTGACCCGAAAAACAACGACCCGGAGAAGTCCAAGGGCATCTACAATCCCAAGCGCCCACGCCACTACCACGGTGGCGATCTGGCCGGGATTCGCAAGAAGCTCCCCTATCTCAAAGACCTGGGTGTCACGACTCTCTGGCTGACCCCACTCTACGACAACGCGGATTTCCAGCACCCCACTCTGGCCTGGGCCGGTGAGCCCGCGATCGACTACCACGGCTACGGCGCGGTGGATTTCTACGGCCTTGAGGAGCACTTCGGCACCCCCGACGACCTCCATGCCTTGGTGAGCGAGGCGCACCGGCTCGGGCTGAAGCTGATGCTCGACCAGGTCGCCAACCACTGCGGGCCGTTCCATCCCTGGGTAAAAACGCCCCCCACCCCGACCTGGTTTCACGGCACACCCGAGAAGCACCTGGACTGCGACTGGAATGTCGTGAACCTGCTCAGCCCCCACGCGACACAGGCATCGAAGCGCGCGACCCTGGAGGGCTGGTTTGCGGGAATCCTCCCCGATCTCAACCAGAGCGATCCCGAGTGCCGCCGCTATCTGATCCAGAACGCGCTCTGGTGGGTGGGGGTCTATGGCTTCGATGCGATCCGCCAAGACACGGTGCCCTATGTAGCCCGGGACTTCTGGCGGGACTGGCACGCCGCCCTGCGTGCGGAGTTCCCCGAGCTGACGACCCTGGGCGAGGTGAACCTCCCCGATGCCGCGGTCAATGCCTTCTACCAGCGGGGCAAGCGCGGCTTCGACGGAATCGATGCGGGCTTTGACCTGCTCTACGACTTCCCGCTGGAGAGTGGCATGATCGCGGCCTTTGCCCACGGCGAGCCGCTCCAGAGGCTTGGGTTCACCGCCGGCTCCAGCGATATCGCCGGCGCGCTGGCCCACGATAGCCTCTATCCCAACCCCGACTCCCTGGTGACGTTTCTGGGCCTCCACGACACGACGCGCTTTCTGGGCCGCAAGGGCGCGACTCTGGCGGGCCTGAAGCTCGGTGCGACCTTTCTGTTCACGTCGCGTGGCATCCCGCTCTGGTACTACGGCGATGAGGTCGGGCTCTCGGGCGGCGACGATCCCGATAACCGGCGGCACTTCCCCGGCGGCTTCCCCGGCGACAAGGCCAATAAGTTCACGCCGGAGGGGCGCACGCAAGCGGAGGAGGACCTCTTCCAGCACATCAAAAAACTCACCCACCTGCGCGCCACGCACCCTGCCCTGCGCCACGGGAGCACCCACGTCCTCTATGCCCAAGGCCAGCACTATGCCTACGCACGGGTGGATTCCCCCCCGTCGGACAGGGGCAGGGGGGGCTTCGTGCTCGTCGCGCTCAACAACGACTCGGAGAAGCCCGCCACGCTCACGCTTGACCTCACCGAGCTCAAGCTCCCCGTCGGCACACGCCTCACCGACGCTCTGACTGGCACCATTGTCACCGCCGCTAACCCGACACTCATCCTCACGCTTGCGCCACGCTCTGCCCAGGTGCTCGTGCGATAA
- a CDS encoding TIM barrel protein, translating to MAFRKDSQGNWAPATTTYTLGEAFAAGVWNMGTGGGRFAPVMRPALSLEETLVGLKDAGCSHVEFHDTEAEPEDAVDIKKAVDNAGMKVAMCTANLFKRGPEFAIGNLGAPVAATRAEAIRRTKNYITTGIEVFQSEIYVYWNSSNGFGGPLMVNYADCYRQTAESLSEIVQWMLDTYGPEKALPIAIEPKPNEPANWAVPADAGETLAIIGMMPAELQPFVGTNLEVCHSTMAGKRYAAELGLVAAAKKAFYVHLNSGSGLKFDEDLAFGDNDFGMAVETVYTMQEIGYNAVVGIDCQPLNTDTADQQNASVARSVRNFNRALEICNTRINADELNALRAIGDRAGLSDLFARAVSGLS from the coding sequence ATGGCATTTCGCAAAGACAGCCAGGGCAACTGGGCCCCGGCAACAACGACGTACACGCTGGGTGAGGCATTCGCGGCTGGTGTCTGGAACATGGGAACGGGTGGGGGACGCTTCGCGCCGGTCATGCGCCCCGCGCTCTCGCTGGAGGAGACCCTCGTTGGTCTCAAGGATGCAGGCTGCTCCCATGTCGAGTTCCACGATACCGAGGCGGAGCCGGAGGATGCGGTCGATATCAAGAAGGCCGTGGACAACGCGGGGATGAAGGTGGCGATGTGTACCGCCAACCTCTTCAAGCGGGGGCCGGAGTTTGCGATTGGCAACCTGGGCGCGCCCGTGGCCGCCACCCGCGCCGAGGCGATTCGCCGCACGAAGAACTACATCACGACAGGGATCGAGGTGTTTCAGAGCGAGATCTATGTCTACTGGAACAGCTCCAATGGCTTTGGTGGCCCGCTGATGGTCAACTACGCTGACTGCTACCGCCAGACCGCCGAGAGCCTGAGCGAGATTGTCCAGTGGATGCTCGATACCTACGGCCCCGAGAAGGCGCTGCCGATCGCCATCGAGCCCAAGCCCAACGAGCCCGCTAACTGGGCGGTTCCCGCCGATGCAGGGGAGACGCTGGCGATCATTGGGATGATGCCCGCCGAGCTCCAGCCCTTTGTCGGAACCAACCTGGAGGTCTGCCACTCGACCATGGCCGGCAAGCGCTACGCCGCCGAGCTCGGGCTGGTTGCGGCGGCCAAGAAGGCGTTCTATGTCCACCTGAACTCGGGCTCCGGCCTCAAGTTCGACGAAGACCTGGCCTTTGGGGACAACGACTTTGGCATGGCGGTGGAGACGGTCTACACGATGCAGGAGATCGGCTACAACGCGGTCGTGGGGATCGACTGCCAGCCGCTCAACACCGACACCGCAGACCAGCAGAACGCATCGGTGGCGCGCTCGGTGCGCAACTTCAACCGCGCGCTGGAGATCTGCAACACCCGTATCAACGCCGACGAGCTCAACGCCCTGCGTGCGATCGGCGACCGCGCGGGTCTGTCGGATCTGTTCGCCCGTGCGGTGAGCGGTCTCTCGTAA
- the atpG gene encoding ATP synthase F1 subunit gamma: MPSMRQIRGRIRTAKNIQQITKAMKMVAAARLKRAQDRVVAARPYANKMKEVMGSLSKAGAGNITHPLLEVRAPEKVGIVVISADRGLCGSYSTNLLKKVQEVLRTGGVEGGAVTPETTKLLLAGRKAQTYFRRRPYAIVGEFTLNMTNPSFAEAQEIAKQARDLYTSGEVDVIYLVYTKFLSALVQKPMAVQMLPMVAEDDIEASGTNEDYIFEPDAETLFGNMLPRSVDTLVYQALIESVASEHGARMTAMSSATDNAGKMIAGLTLAANRARQAGITKELAEIVGGADALKG, translated from the coding sequence ATGCCCTCCATGCGTCAGATTCGCGGTCGTATTCGCACCGCCAAGAATATCCAGCAGATTACCAAGGCGATGAAGATGGTCGCCGCTGCCCGTCTCAAGCGTGCTCAGGACCGTGTGGTCGCCGCTCGCCCCTATGCCAACAAGATGAAGGAAGTCATGGGGTCGCTGAGCAAGGCCGGTGCGGGCAACATCACCCACCCCCTGCTTGAGGTGCGCGCGCCCGAGAAGGTCGGGATTGTGGTGATCAGCGCGGACCGTGGGCTCTGCGGCTCGTACTCGACCAACCTGCTCAAGAAGGTCCAGGAAGTGCTCCGAACCGGCGGTGTCGAGGGCGGTGCGGTCACCCCCGAGACCACCAAGCTTCTGCTGGCGGGGCGCAAGGCACAGACCTACTTCCGCCGCCGCCCCTACGCCATCGTGGGGGAGTTCACGCTCAACATGACCAACCCGAGCTTTGCCGAGGCACAAGAGATCGCCAAGCAAGCGCGGGATCTCTACACCAGCGGTGAGGTCGATGTGATCTACTTGGTCTACACGAAGTTCCTCTCCGCGCTGGTGCAGAAGCCCATGGCGGTCCAGATGCTCCCGATGGTGGCCGAGGACGATATCGAGGCGAGTGGGACCAACGAGGACTATATCTTCGAGCCCGATGCCGAGACGCTCTTTGGCAACATGCTGCCCCGCTCGGTGGACACGCTGGTCTACCAGGCGCTGATCGAGTCCGTGGCGAGTGAGCACGGTGCCCGAATGACCGCGATGTCGTCCGCAACCGACAACGCCGGCAAGATGATCGCGGGCCTGACCCTCGCGGCCAACCGCGCCCGCCAGGCCGGTATCACCAAGGAGCTCGCCGAGATCGTGGGCGGCGCCGACGCGCTCAAGGGATAG
- a CDS encoding di-heme oxidoredictase family protein encodes MKQRLHVATAATLFLGVGACGGVSPSFTPIGAELPGLTRAEQESFTEGKTVFATPEDVDEGLGPVFNGRSCGECHSAGGVGGAGEDLVLSRVTRIGAGAGARYSDLVELGGPVLQRRTIDELEPGHSIPAEVVPPGAEHVSRRITTPLFGAGLIEAIPDSEILKNIKSGDPDGITGVANYATSPFTGLRQVGRFGWKSQVATLEHFSADAYLNEMGITTPTFSLDLLPQGKALYDVVPEPEDDGGDVQVFATFMRLLAAPDPAPATVTSARGSQVFTKIRCAACHIPTLRTGTSSVAALSNRPVNLFSDLLTHDLGMGDGVVQGSADGDHFRTAPLWGLRLRKFFLHDGRATTVDAAIRAHGGEASAAAQRYANLSATDRADLLEFLGTL; translated from the coding sequence ATGAAACAGCGATTACACGTAGCGACCGCAGCGACCCTTTTTCTGGGCGTGGGGGCTTGCGGAGGCGTCAGCCCCAGCTTTACTCCTATCGGGGCCGAGCTTCCGGGCCTGACTCGCGCGGAGCAAGAGAGCTTCACCGAGGGAAAGACCGTCTTTGCAACACCAGAGGATGTCGATGAAGGGCTGGGGCCGGTCTTCAATGGCCGAAGCTGCGGCGAGTGCCACTCGGCAGGAGGCGTGGGGGGAGCAGGTGAGGACCTGGTGCTCTCGCGCGTGACTCGGATCGGGGCGGGCGCGGGAGCCCGCTACTCGGACCTGGTCGAGCTCGGTGGCCCGGTGCTCCAGCGCCGCACCATCGATGAGCTGGAGCCAGGGCACAGTATCCCCGCCGAGGTTGTCCCCCCAGGAGCCGAGCATGTCTCCCGGCGCATCACCACACCGCTCTTTGGGGCGGGGCTGATCGAGGCGATCCCGGATAGCGAGATCCTCAAGAACATCAAGAGCGGCGACCCCGATGGAATCACGGGGGTCGCCAACTACGCCACCAGCCCCTTCACGGGTCTGCGGCAGGTGGGACGCTTCGGCTGGAAGTCGCAGGTGGCCACACTGGAGCACTTCTCTGCCGATGCCTACCTCAATGAGATGGGCATCACCACCCCGACGTTCTCCCTCGACCTTCTGCCCCAAGGTAAAGCGCTCTACGATGTGGTGCCGGAGCCGGAGGACGATGGCGGAGATGTCCAGGTCTTTGCCACCTTCATGCGCCTCCTGGCCGCGCCCGACCCCGCACCGGCAACGGTCACGAGCGCACGGGGGAGCCAGGTCTTCACCAAGATTCGCTGTGCGGCCTGCCACATCCCCACCCTCCGAACGGGCACGAGCAGTGTGGCGGCGCTCTCCAACCGCCCCGTGAACCTCTTCTCCGACCTGCTGACCCACGACCTAGGGATGGGTGATGGTGTCGTCCAAGGCAGCGCCGATGGCGACCACTTCCGCACCGCGCCGCTCTGGGGCCTGCGGCTGCGCAAGTTCTTCCTCCACGACGGCCGTGCCACGACAGTCGATGCGGCGATCCGTGCCCACGGCGGCGAGGCGAGTGCGGCAGCGCAGCGCTATGCCAACCTCAGCGCCACCGACAGAGCGGATCTATTAGAGTTCCTCGGGACGCTCTAA
- the trpD gene encoding anthranilate phosphoribosyltransferase, with protein MPAVKEVLAKVIGGHMLSEAEAEAAMGKVMAGEATPAQLGALLTALRLKGESVEELTGFARGMRAHSLKVTTTRRPLVDTCGTGGAARKTFNVSTTAAFVAAAAGVAIAKHGNRAATSKFGSADVLEALGARLDLSPESVGRCIDEVGIGFLFARSHHPAMKHAAPVRAELGFRTIFNALGPLTNPAGATRQVLGVYDGALCEPLATVLLRLGAEHVLVVHGKAGLDELSTFGETLVAEGRDGTVTTYTLTPADLGLSETTPEALAPHDDPAATVRAILAGEPGPRREIVLANAGAALYVAGSAESLRAGIALAAQAIDSGAARTKLEQFVEFTARDAS; from the coding sequence ATGCCTGCTGTGAAAGAAGTTCTGGCAAAGGTAATCGGTGGCCACATGCTCTCCGAGGCAGAGGCGGAGGCCGCGATGGGCAAGGTCATGGCCGGCGAGGCGACTCCTGCCCAGCTCGGGGCCCTGCTCACGGCGCTGCGGCTCAAGGGAGAGAGTGTCGAGGAGCTCACGGGGTTTGCGCGCGGGATGCGGGCGCACTCGCTCAAGGTGACGACCACGCGCCGCCCGCTGGTGGATACCTGCGGCACTGGGGGCGCGGCCCGCAAGACCTTCAATGTCTCCACCACCGCTGCCTTTGTCGCCGCCGCCGCGGGAGTCGCGATCGCCAAGCACGGCAACCGCGCCGCAACCAGCAAGTTTGGCTCCGCCGATGTCTTAGAGGCGCTCGGGGCGCGGCTGGATCTCTCGCCCGAGTCGGTAGGGCGCTGCATCGACGAGGTCGGGATTGGCTTTCTCTTTGCCCGCAGCCACCACCCCGCGATGAAGCACGCCGCCCCTGTTCGCGCGGAGCTGGGCTTTCGGACGATCTTCAACGCCTTAGGGCCCCTCACCAACCCGGCCGGCGCGACACGCCAAGTCCTCGGGGTCTACGACGGCGCGCTCTGCGAGCCGCTCGCCACTGTCTTGCTGCGCCTTGGGGCCGAGCATGTGCTCGTGGTCCATGGCAAGGCGGGCCTCGACGAGCTCTCGACCTTCGGCGAGACGCTGGTAGCGGAGGGCAGGGACGGCACGGTGACCACCTACACCCTCACTCCCGCAGACCTCGGCCTGAGCGAGACGACTCCTGAGGCACTGGCCCCGCACGACGATCCCGCCGCGACCGTCCGCGCGATCCTCGCCGGCGAGCCCGGCCCCCGCCGCGAGATTGTCTTGGCCAACGCCGGCGCGGCGCTCTATGTCGCCGGGAGCGCCGAGTCTCTACGCGCCGGTATCGCCCTCGCCGCCCAGGCAATCGACTCTGGCGCGGCCCGCACCAAGCTAGAGCAGTTTGTGGAGTTTACTGCCCGAGACGCATCATGA